In Rosa chinensis cultivar Old Blush chromosome 1, RchiOBHm-V2, whole genome shotgun sequence, a genomic segment contains:
- the LOC112181864 gene encoding uncharacterized protein LOC112181864 isoform X1 — protein sequence MAKFNEVQKKKRAQNQEKKRRIHGDPVSGKLHLKQQPVSISGKRKRKLEKKWRRDQKEAVEKGLITMEDVEMAAADDDEESLGTKKGSKKFHMKKSIKLKQGKHKGKKKGKSSKSASAAQASVDVMVE from the exons ATGGCCAAGTTCAACGaggtgcagaagaagaagagagcgcAGAAccaggagaagaagagaaggattCACGGCGACCCAGTCAGTGGCAAGCTTCATCTGAAGCAGCAACCCGTCTCCATCTCCGGCAAGCGCAAGCGGAAGCTCGAAAAAAAATGGCGGAGG GACCAGAAAGAGGCTGTGGAGAAGGGCCTGATTACCATGGAAGATGTCGAAATGGCTGCAGCTGATGATGATG AAGAATCTCTAGGGACGAAGAAAGGTTCAAAGAAGTTCCACATGAAGAAGAGCATCAAGCTTAAGCAAGGAAAGCACAAAG gtaagaagaaaggaaaatctTCTAAGTCTGCTTCTGCTGCTCAAGCTTCAGTGGATGTAATGGTAGAGTAG
- the LOC112173555 gene encoding protein SMG9, with amino-acid sequence MAGSSSSGGGPSNPPKILLAKPGLVTGAPVAGKYGRGGSGDEYTASLRSRLPSIGSLNLLSDSWEFHIDRFLPFLTENTEFTVVGVIGPPGVGKSTIMNELYGFDATSPGMLPPFAIETEEGKAMARHCSVGIEPRVSAERLILLDTQPVFSPSVLAEMMRPDGSSTIPVLNAESLSAELAHELMGIQLGVLLTSICHIILVISEGVHDHNMWHLMSTVDLLKHGIPDPSSHTLSHSQSSNIGSEKDSKEKVPEGGEYMAMPVFVHTKLRDHDLSPHSIVQLRKALQQYTSTFSFTRAKSANVSREHPETSMTPGTESHDPASPVPKLYVIPMKSRDDSPGDQYESYTSMLWKLRDQVLSMNPPSFRKTLTERDWLKNSAKIWELVKSSPIIAEYSRTLQSSGMFRR; translated from the exons ATGGCAGGGTCGTCGTCCTCCGGCGGTGGGCCGTCGAATCCTCCGAAAATCCTTTTGGCAAAGCCGGGACTGGTGACCGGCGCGCCGGTGGCGGGTAAATATGGGCGCGGCGGCAGTGGGGATGAGTATACGGCGTCGCTTCGGTCTCGCCTCCCTTCTATCGGATCCCTCAACCTCCTCTCTGATTCTTGGGAGTTCCACATCGACCGCTTCCTCCCG TTTTTGACTGAGAACACCGAGTTCACGGTGGTGGGGGTGATTGGTCCGCCTGGAGTCGGCAAGTCCACCATTATGAACGAGCTTTACGGCTTCGATGCCACCTCACCTG GGATGCTACCTCCATTTGCTATAGAGACTGAAGAAGGTAAAGCAATGGCAAGGCATTGTAGTGTGGGAATTGAACCTAGGGTTTCTGCTGAACGCCTTATACTTCTTGACACTCAG CCGGTTTTTAGTCCTTCTGTTTTAGCTGAGATGATGAGGCCTGATGGATCATCCACCATTCCTGTTCTAAATGCTGAATCTTTATCGGCCGAGTTAGCTCATGAACTTATGGGAATTCAG CTTGGTGTTCTTCTGACTTCCATCTGTCATATTATTCTGGTTATATCGGAAGGAGTTCATGACCATAATATGTGGCATTTAATGTCAACG GTTGACCTATTGAAACATGGTATACCTGATCCATCTTCACACACCCTTTCTCATTCTCAGAGCTCTAATATAGGGTCTGAAAAAGATAGCAAGGAAAAAGTTCCAGAAGGTGGAGAGTATATGGCTATGCCAGTTTTTGTGCACACAAA ACTACGAGATCACGATCTTAGTCCACATAGTATTGTGCAACTGAGGAAGGCACTTCAACAATACACCAGCACCTTTTCTTTCACAAGAGCAAAAAGTGCAAATGTatctagagaacatcctgagaCTTCTATGACTCCCGGTACTGAAAGTCATGATCCTGCTTCTCCTGTGCCAAAGTTGTATGTAATCCCAATGAAGAGTAGAGATGACTCCCCAGGAGATCAATATGAAAGTTATACCTCTATGCTATGGAAATTGCGGGACCAG GTCTTATCTATGAATCCCCCTTCTTTCCGAAAGACTCTGACTGAACGTGACTGGTTGAAGAACTCTGCCAAGATATGGGAACTGGTGAAGAGCTCTCCGATTATTGCAGAATACAGCAGAACACTTCAAAGCTCTGGTATGTTTAGGAGGTAG
- the LOC112181864 gene encoding uncharacterized protein LOC112181864 isoform X2 — translation MAKFNEVQKKKRAQNQEKKRRIHGDPVSGKLHLKQQPVSISGKRKRKLEKKWRRDQKEAVEKGLITMEDVEMAAADDDESLGTKKGSKKFHMKKSIKLKQGKHKGKKKGKSSKSASAAQASVDVMVE, via the exons ATGGCCAAGTTCAACGaggtgcagaagaagaagagagcgcAGAAccaggagaagaagagaaggattCACGGCGACCCAGTCAGTGGCAAGCTTCATCTGAAGCAGCAACCCGTCTCCATCTCCGGCAAGCGCAAGCGGAAGCTCGAAAAAAAATGGCGGAGG GACCAGAAAGAGGCTGTGGAGAAGGGCCTGATTACCATGGAAGATGTCGAAATGGCTGCAGCTGATGATGATG AATCTCTAGGGACGAAGAAAGGTTCAAAGAAGTTCCACATGAAGAAGAGCATCAAGCTTAAGCAAGGAAAGCACAAAG gtaagaagaaaggaaaatctTCTAAGTCTGCTTCTGCTGCTCAAGCTTCAGTGGATGTAATGGTAGAGTAG
- the LOC112197070 gene encoding D-xylose-proton symporter-like 2 isoform X1 — protein sequence MASSSLPQGRNLSGSGDIGGAKEPLLNGVHKNSHNYFLLLAILPFLFPALEGLVYGYDIGATACATMSLESATLSGVSWYDLSSLQIGLITSGSLSGALIGCLLAFNAGDVLGRRFELISAAVLYSVGALITALAPEFPVMVIGRFLFGIGIGLAMHAAPMYMAETAPSQIRGQLLALKEFFIVIGMVVGYAVGSALVDVFGGWRYMYGASIPLALIMGIGMWWLPESPRWILLRAIQGKGNMHDLKETAICCLCRLRGRAIGDSAPALVEEMLEELYFVGEDNKPTLGEMFQGKCKKALVIGAGLVLFQQITGQPSVLYYAASIFQSAGFSAAADATRVSILLGLFKLVMTGAAVLVVDRFGRRPLLLGGVLGMVISLFMLGSYYLFLDDAPAVAAIALLLYVGCYQLSFGPIGWLMISEIFPLRFRGQGLSIGVLVNFAANALVTFAFSPLKALLGAGILFYVFGAIAVASLAFIFFIVPETKGLTLEEIEAKCL from the exons ATGGCCTCTTCTTCTCTCCCACAG GGGAGAAATCTTTCAGGTTCAGGTGACATTGGTGGTGCCAAGGAGCCTCTTCTTAATGGGGTGCATAAAAATTCACATaactattttcttcttctcgcCATACTCCC atttttattcccagcTCTTGAAGGACTGGTATATGGCTATGATATTGGTGCCACGGCTTGTGCTACAATGTCCCTAGAG TCAGCCACATTAAGTGGAGTATCATGGTATGACTTGTCATCTCTGCAAATTGGTCTCATA ACTAGTGGCTCATTATCTGGTGCCTTGATTGGCTGTTTGTTGGCCTTCAATGCTGGTGACGTCTTAG GAAGGAGGTTTGAGTTGATTTCGGCTGCTGTATTGTATTCTGTTGGAGCTCTAATAACGGCATTAGCGCCTGAATTCCCTGTTATGGTGATTGGGCGCTTTCTATTTGGTATAGGGATTGGACTG GCAATGCATGCTGCCCCTATGTATATGGCTGAGACAGCTCCAAGTCAGATACGAGGTCAACTATTAGCTCTAAAAGAGTTCTTTATAGTGATTGGGATGGTT GTTGGTTATGCAGTTGGTAGTGCTTTAGTGGACGTATTTGGTGGTTGGCGTTATATGTATGGAGCTAGCATCCCTTTGGCACTAATTATGGGAATTGGAATGTGGTGGCTACCGGAGTCACCTAGATGGATCCTTCTACGCGCCATACAGGGAAAAGGAAATATGCATGATTTAAAAGAGACTGCAATATGCTGCTTGTGCCGGCTTAGGGGTAGAGCTATCGGTGATTCAGCTCCTGCACTAGTAGAGGAGATGCTTGAGGAGCTTTATTTTGTTGGTGAAGATAATAAACCTACATTAGGGGAGATGTTTCAAGGGAAATGCAAGAAAGCCCTTGTCATTGGTGCAGGATTAGTTTTGTTCCAACAG ATCACAGGGCAACCAAGTGTGCTGTACTATGCTGCATCAATTTTTCAG AGTGCAGGGTTCTCTGCAGCAGCTGACGCAACACGGGTCTCAATTCTACTTGGTTTATTCAAG TTGGTAATGACTGGAGCAGCTGTGCTTGTTGTTGATAGATTTGGGAGGAGACCTCTTCTACTTGGAGGTGTTTTGGGGATG GTGATCTCTTTATTCATGTTGGGATCATATTACCTTTTCTTGGACGATGCACCAGCTGTGGCTGCCATTGCACTGCTGCTCTATGTTGGGTGTTATCAG TTATCGTTTGGTCCGATTGGTTGGCTAATGATATCTGAGATTTTCCCGTTAAGATTTAGAGGGCAAGGACTGAGTATAGGAGTGCTTGTGAATTTTGCTGCAAATGCGCTAGTCACTTTTGCATTTTCCCCTCTAAAG GCGTTGCTGGGAGCTGGAATATTGTTTTATGTATTTGGAGCAATAGCTGTGGCATCTCTTGCTTTCATTTTCTTCATTGTCCCAGAGACAAAGGGTCTCACGCTTGAGGAAATTGAAGCCAAATGCCTTTAG
- the LOC112197070 gene encoding D-xylose-proton symporter-like 2 isoform X2, translating into MASSSLPQGRNLSGSGDIGGAKEPLLNGVHKNSHNYFLLLAILPFLFPALEGLVYGYDIGATACATMSLESATLSGVSWYDLSSLQIGLITSGSLSGALIGCLLAFNAGDVLGRRFELISAAVLYSVGALITALAPEFPVMVIGRFLFGIGIGLAMHAAPMYMAETAPSQIRGQLLALKEFFIVIGMVVGYAVGSALVDVFGGWRYMYGASIPLALIMGIGMWWLPESPRWILLRAIQGKGNMHDLKETAICCLCRLRGRAIGDSAPALVEEMLEELYFVGEDNKPTLGEMFQGKCKKALVIGAGLVLFQQSAGFSAAADATRVSILLGLFKLVMTGAAVLVVDRFGRRPLLLGGVLGMVISLFMLGSYYLFLDDAPAVAAIALLLYVGCYQLSFGPIGWLMISEIFPLRFRGQGLSIGVLVNFAANALVTFAFSPLKALLGAGILFYVFGAIAVASLAFIFFIVPETKGLTLEEIEAKCL; encoded by the exons ATGGCCTCTTCTTCTCTCCCACAG GGGAGAAATCTTTCAGGTTCAGGTGACATTGGTGGTGCCAAGGAGCCTCTTCTTAATGGGGTGCATAAAAATTCACATaactattttcttcttctcgcCATACTCCC atttttattcccagcTCTTGAAGGACTGGTATATGGCTATGATATTGGTGCCACGGCTTGTGCTACAATGTCCCTAGAG TCAGCCACATTAAGTGGAGTATCATGGTATGACTTGTCATCTCTGCAAATTGGTCTCATA ACTAGTGGCTCATTATCTGGTGCCTTGATTGGCTGTTTGTTGGCCTTCAATGCTGGTGACGTCTTAG GAAGGAGGTTTGAGTTGATTTCGGCTGCTGTATTGTATTCTGTTGGAGCTCTAATAACGGCATTAGCGCCTGAATTCCCTGTTATGGTGATTGGGCGCTTTCTATTTGGTATAGGGATTGGACTG GCAATGCATGCTGCCCCTATGTATATGGCTGAGACAGCTCCAAGTCAGATACGAGGTCAACTATTAGCTCTAAAAGAGTTCTTTATAGTGATTGGGATGGTT GTTGGTTATGCAGTTGGTAGTGCTTTAGTGGACGTATTTGGTGGTTGGCGTTATATGTATGGAGCTAGCATCCCTTTGGCACTAATTATGGGAATTGGAATGTGGTGGCTACCGGAGTCACCTAGATGGATCCTTCTACGCGCCATACAGGGAAAAGGAAATATGCATGATTTAAAAGAGACTGCAATATGCTGCTTGTGCCGGCTTAGGGGTAGAGCTATCGGTGATTCAGCTCCTGCACTAGTAGAGGAGATGCTTGAGGAGCTTTATTTTGTTGGTGAAGATAATAAACCTACATTAGGGGAGATGTTTCAAGGGAAATGCAAGAAAGCCCTTGTCATTGGTGCAGGATTAGTTTTGTTCCAACAG AGTGCAGGGTTCTCTGCAGCAGCTGACGCAACACGGGTCTCAATTCTACTTGGTTTATTCAAG TTGGTAATGACTGGAGCAGCTGTGCTTGTTGTTGATAGATTTGGGAGGAGACCTCTTCTACTTGGAGGTGTTTTGGGGATG GTGATCTCTTTATTCATGTTGGGATCATATTACCTTTTCTTGGACGATGCACCAGCTGTGGCTGCCATTGCACTGCTGCTCTATGTTGGGTGTTATCAG TTATCGTTTGGTCCGATTGGTTGGCTAATGATATCTGAGATTTTCCCGTTAAGATTTAGAGGGCAAGGACTGAGTATAGGAGTGCTTGTGAATTTTGCTGCAAATGCGCTAGTCACTTTTGCATTTTCCCCTCTAAAG GCGTTGCTGGGAGCTGGAATATTGTTTTATGTATTTGGAGCAATAGCTGTGGCATCTCTTGCTTTCATTTTCTTCATTGTCCCAGAGACAAAGGGTCTCACGCTTGAGGAAATTGAAGCCAAATGCCTTTAG
- the LOC121051743 gene encoding uncharacterized protein LOC121051743 → MDENSQKIDNTGYESMTLLFKKHGLCKEENLNQVWKKEVETVFESHGLSCKLNWDECKMTVSATERTLDRRIIYRGARALFVLACGLGTEWIEPIVSGSVHSDVMKIKIPDGMTEDDFSSKYHDFIFKFEDKFVLPRKLSCFVLYHEAAVVVLSDKAGSTSIVRNLVTSCLLGDDPFDEDHFHELFLDDV, encoded by the exons ATGGACGAAAATTCGCAGAAGATCGACAACACTGGCTACGAGTCAATGACTCTGTTATTCAAGAAGCATGGTCTCTGCA AAGAAGAGAATCTGAACCAAGTCTGGAAGAAGGAGGTGGAAACAGTCTTTGAATCTCATGGCCTTTCATGCAAATTGAACTGGGATGAGTGTAAGATGACTGTTAGTGCAACAGAACGTACCCTGGACCGAAGGATCATTTACAGGGGTGCACGTGCTCTCTTTGTTCTGGCATGTGGTCTTGGCACTGAATGG ATTGAACCAATCGTCTCCGGCAGTGTCCATAGTGATGTCATGAAAATTAAAATACCAGATGGCATGACTGAG GATGATTTTTCAAGCAAGTATCATGATTtcatattcaaatttgaagacAAATTT GTACTACCCCGAAAGCTGTCCTGCTTTGTTCTTTATCAT GAAGCAGCTGTTGTTGTTCTTTCCGATAAAGCCGGGTCAACAAGTATAGTGAGGAATCTTGTGACTAGTTGTCTTCTTGGCGATGATCCTTTTGATGAAGACCATTTTCATGAATTGTTCCTTGATGATGTTTAA